One window of the Cryptomeria japonica chromosome 7, Sugi_1.0, whole genome shotgun sequence genome contains the following:
- the LOC131046046 gene encoding protein NRT1/ PTR FAMILY 5.2-like, with translation MAVDEEELVLDGSVDLRGKPVVREKTGGWRACSLIIGYEFVERMAFAGIWANLVVYLTTKLHEGTVTSARNVSNWTGTTWLAPLLGAYIADTYLGRFWTFIIFSSVYILGMGIMTLAVTLKSLRPPECQPNEVCQKASSLQIGIFYFALYVLAFASGGTKPCISTIGADQFDDFHPKEKLRKSTFFNWWIFVVFGGSLVGQTFIVYIQDNISWGLASGITTAALIISYILFMIGIPLYRHKIRAGSPLRRMGKVIGMLIKNWKMQVPTDAFCLYEVDSKEYLSQGRYPIAHTKLMRFMDKAAIQNTSGSCPCTVTDVEETKLMLRIFPIWLTVIFPSTLLAQSVTLFIKQGLTLHRNIGSNFEIPAASIGFFLQISMLLSLIFYDRILVPVSRRFTGNPRGITILQRMGIGMVIYTIDMGVAAITEMKRLDVIKSHGLADNANAIVPRSIFILLPQFGIMGIAETFLEVAKLEFFYDQAPESMKSLGTSLYAASLGVGAFLNSAILTAVNSVTGRKGHQSWILDNVNASRFHYYYAFLAILNIFNYIFFLAISYFYTYKREISQALGEDSTKVTEVVGPNSQNVNVTHNGIQCNQIIRK, from the exons ATGGCTGTTGATGAAGAGGAATTGGTATTGGATGGATCTGTCGATTTAAGAGGAAAACCTGTTGTAAGAGAAAAGACTGGAGGGTGGAGAGCTTGTTCTCTAATCATTG GCTATGAATTTGTTGAAAGAATGGCTTTTGCGGGCATATGGGCAAACTTAGTGGTGTATCTGACCACCAAGCTGCATGAGGGAACAGTCACTTCAGCTAGGAATGTTAGCAATTGGACTGGCACTACCTGGCTTGCTCCATTACTTGGGGCATACATTGCCGATACATACTTAGGCCGCTTCTGGACATTCATAATATTTTCTTCTGTATATATCCTG GGCATGGGGATTATGACTCTAGCAGTTACGTTGAAATCTCTGAGACCACCAGAATGCCAACCCAATGAGGTCTGCCAAAAGGCATCGTCTCTGCAGATTGGGATTTTCTACTTTGCGTTGTATGTTCTTGCTTTTGCCTCTGGAGGAACCAAACCATGCATCTCCACTATTGGTGCGGATCAGTTTGACGATTTTCATCCCAAGGAAAAGTTGCGGAAGAGCACTTTTTTCaattggtggatttttgttgtgttTGGTGGAAGTCTGGTTGGTCAGACATTCATTGTGTATATTCAAGATAACATTAGTTGGGGATTAGCCAGTGGAATCACAACGGCAGCCCTAATCATATCATACATATTGTTCATGATAGGAATTCCGCTATATAGACATAAAATTCGGGCAGGTAGCCCGTTAAGGCGAATGGGCAAAGTGATTGGTATGCTTATTAAGAACTGGAAAATGCAGGTCCCAACAGATGCATTCTGTCTTTATGAAGTGGATTCAAAGGAATACCTTAGTCAGGGTCGATACCCAATTGCTCATACAAAACTTATGAG ATTTATGGACAAAGCAGCAATACAAAATACCTCTGGCTCATGTCCATGCACTGTGACAGATGTGGAGGAGACAAAGCTAATGCTAAGAATCTTTCCAATTTGGCTGACGGTCATTTTTCCCAGTACTTTGTTAGCTCAATCCGTCACACTCTTCATAAAGCAGGGGTTGACTCTGCACAGGAATATAGGTTCAAACTTCGAAATTCCTGCAGCTAGTATTGGTTTTTTTCTTCAAATATCAATGCTCCTATCCCTTATATTTTATGATCGCATCTTAGTCCCAGTGAGCCGAAGATTCACTGGAAATCCACGAGGCATAACTATACTACAGAGGATGGGAATTGGTATGGTAATCTATACTATTGACATGGGAGTGGCTGCAATAACCGAAATGAAAAGGTTGGATGTTATTAAAAGCCATGGGCTTGCAGATAATGCGAATGCAATTGTTCCTCGGAGCATCTTCATACTACTTCCACAGTTTGGTATAATGGGTATAGCAGAAACCTTTCTAGAAGTAGCAAAACTGGAGTTCTTTTATGATCAAGCACCTGAGAGTATGAAAAGTTTGGGAACTTCATTGTATGCAGCTTCGCTGGGAGTCGGTGCCTTTCTCAACAGTGCTATTCTCACCGCTGTAAACAGCGTTACAGGGCGAAAGGGCCATCAAAGCTGGATATTGGATAACGTGAATGCCTCACGCTTCCATTACTATTATGCCTTCTTAGCTATACTAAATATCTTCAACTACATTTTCTTTTTGGCTATCTCTTATTTCTACACATACAAGAGAGAAATTAGCCAGGCTTTGGGTGAAGATTCAACCAAAGTGACAGAAGTTGTTGGCCCTAACAGCCAGAATGTAAATGTAACTCACAATGGTATTCAGTGTAACCAgataattagaaaataa